Proteins encoded in a region of the Bicyclus anynana chromosome 27, ilBicAnyn1.1, whole genome shotgun sequence genome:
- the LOC112047767 gene encoding U1 small nuclear ribonucleoprotein 70 kDa: MTQFLPPNLLALFAARDPIPYLPPAAKLPHEKKQKGYDGVGSFLHIFEHPSETPPPTRVETREERLERRRRERAEQTAYKLEQEIAMWDPTSNVPVTGDPFKTLFVARVNYDTSESKLRREFETYGPIKKIYMVFNKDNAKPRGYAFIEYEHERDMHSAYKHADGKKIDGKRVLVDVERARTVKGWLPRRLGGGLGGTRRGGADVNIKHSGREDNERERERYRLEQRDRDRDERRDRGRRRSRSRSRKRSASRSRRRERERERAERPERPERNSDRDKRDDDAERPRRRRSRSRSERRRDRRERDKERDKDRDKERDKRRRRDKERKEPKVKPEDIKIKEEPQDDYPEFNIAPLDVHIKQEPEDDNKYNPEEANGDDYNY, from the exons ATGACGCAGTTTCTACCGCCCAATCTGCTCGCGCTCTTCGCAGCGCGGGACCCCATACCTTACTTGCCACCCGCGGCGAAGCTTCCTCACGAGAAGAAACAGAAAGGGTACGATGGCGTCGGCTCCTTCCTCCATATTTTTGAG CACCCATCAGAGACTCCACCTCCGACCAGAGTGGAGACGAGGGAAGAGCGGCTGGAGAGGAGACGGAGGGAGAGAGCGGAGCAGACTGCGTACAAGCTGGAGCAGGAGATAGCCATGTGGGACCCCACCAGCAATGTGCCAGTAACGGGGGACCCTTTCAAGACACTGTTTGTCGCTAGAGTT AACTATGACACATCAGAGTCCAAGCTCAGGAGAGAGTTTGAAACATATGGACCTATTAAAAAA ATATACATGGTGTTTAACAAAGACAACGCCAAGCCGCGCGGGTATGCCTTCATAGAGTACGAGCACGAGAGAGACATGCACT CGGCGTACAAGCACGCCGACGGCAAGAAGATCGACGGCAAGCGCGTGCTGGTGGACGTCGAGCGCGCCCGGACGGTCAAGGGCTGGCTGCCGAGACGACTCG GCGGCGGGCTGGGCGGcacgcggcgcggcggcgccgACGTCAACATCAAGCACTCGGGGCGCGAGGACAACGAGCGCGAGCGCGAGCGGTACCGCCTCGAGCAGCGCGACCGGGACCGCGACGAGCGGCGCGACC GTGGTCGCCGCCGCAGCCGCTCGCGCTCGCGCAAGCGCTCGGCGTCACGCTCGCGGCGCCGCGAGCGGGAGCGCGAGCGCGCCGAGCGACCCGAGCGGCCCGAGCGGAACTCGGACCGGGACAAGCGGGACGACGACGCGGAGAG GCCGCGTCGCCGACGCTCGCGGTCGCGCTCGGAGCGGCGCCGCGACCGCCGCGAGCGGGACAAGGAGCGGGACAAGGATCGGGACAAGGAGCGGGACAAGCGGCGCCGGCGGGACAAGGAGCGCAAGGAGCCCAAGGTCAAGCCGGAGGACATCAAGATCAAGGAGGAGCCGCAGGACG ATTACCCCGAGTTCAACATTGCACCCCTGGACGTCCACATCAAGCAGGAGCCGGAGGACGACAACAAATACAACCCCGAGGAGGCCAACGGGGATGACTACAACTACTGA
- the LOC112047790 gene encoding THAP domain-containing protein 1, with protein sequence MVQTCYICKWRADKEPRRSFHKFPYDEAEKQKWLDIIGKSHVSLGKRTSVCSIHFDTSCFRYGLVNGRELLRQGSVPTLQLTRPPEVDPYEDLYNMHKVEEIEIKIEPDSPEDWEKPPDIHTDMEELPSADGVTIDCIPSEMKTEVEAPAIPVTVEIPQTSNKRRSKQKKEVENIKLVNMDISKRKEFTKKQALVRMLVERLRRDHVKLKNYIQTLEEQQKTVRRRRKKKEV encoded by the exons ATGGTGCAAACATGTTACATATGCAAATGGAGGGCAGACAAGGAACCGAGGAGATCTTTTCATAA GTTTCCATATGATGAGGCAGAGAAGCAGAAGTGGCTGGACATCATTGGCAAGAGTCACGTGTCGCTGGGCAAGCGTACATCCGTGTGCTCCATACACTTTGACACATCTTGCTTCCGCTATGGGCTGGTGAACGGCAGGGAGCTGCTGCGACAGGGCAGCGTACCCACACTGCAGCTCACTCGGCCTCCAG AGGTGGACCCGTATGAGGATCTGTATAACATGCACAAAGTTGAGGAAATTGAGATAAAGATAGAGCCCGACAGTCCAGAGGATTGGGAGAAACCTCCCGACATACACACAGACATGGAGGAATTGCCCAGTGCAGACGGAGTTACTATTGACTG caTCCCTTCTGAAATGAAGACCGAAGTTGAAGCACCAGCTATACCTGTCACTGTAGAAATTCCCCaaacatcaaataaaagaaGAAGTAAACAGAAGAAAGAAGTGGAGAATATTAAATTAGTCAACATGGACATTTCTAAACGCAAAGAGTTCACCAAGAAGCAAGCGTTAGTCAGAATGTTAGTAGAACGATTGAGAAGAGATCACGTCAAACTGAAGAACTACATACAGACTTTAGAAGAACAGCAGAAGACTGTCAGACGGAGAAGGAAAAAGAAGGAAGTGTAG